The following proteins come from a genomic window of Terribacillus aidingensis:
- a CDS encoding gluconate:H+ symporter yields the protein MPLLIIALGVLLLLIMIMGLKLNTFVSLIIVSFIVALLLGMPMSEVVGSIESGLGGTLGHIALIFGMGAMLGRLIADAGGANRIATTLIDKFGEKRIQWAVLFASFIVGIALFLEVTIVLLIPIIFSIAKELKVSIVHLGLPMVTAALATHAFLPPHPGPTAVAAEYGANIGLMLIYGIIVAIPTVILAGILYPKLAKKIVPTAWTREGSESFGVAKTFKEEEMPGFGISVFTALFPVILMAIGAAVDILQAERGFADNMLIEIIRFVGNSSTAMVISLLVAIYTMGIRRNIPIKKLMDSCGSAINALGMLLLIIGGGGALKQVLIDGGVGDYVASIFADTSMSPVFFAWMVAAILRICLGSGTVATLTTAGLVIPSLGTMPDVNLELVALATGAGSAIASHVNDAGFWMVKESLGMTLKEAFGTYTVLSTVVAVSGLVFTMILDIFI from the coding sequence ATGCCATTACTGATCATAGCTTTAGGTGTACTATTATTGCTTATCATGATTATGGGACTTAAACTGAACACATTCGTTTCCTTGATCATTGTTTCCTTTATCGTCGCATTGCTGCTAGGAATGCCGATGTCAGAAGTAGTTGGCTCAATTGAAAGCGGTTTAGGCGGCACACTCGGTCATATAGCGCTGATATTCGGTATGGGTGCTATGCTAGGACGTTTGATTGCAGACGCTGGCGGTGCCAACCGAATTGCGACTACGCTTATTGATAAATTCGGCGAAAAACGTATTCAGTGGGCTGTTCTATTTGCTTCATTCATCGTTGGTATTGCATTGTTCCTTGAAGTAACAATCGTTTTGCTTATTCCGATCATCTTCTCGATCGCAAAAGAATTGAAAGTATCGATCGTGCATCTTGGTTTGCCGATGGTAACAGCGGCACTTGCAACACACGCATTCCTGCCGCCGCACCCAGGTCCGACTGCAGTAGCAGCCGAATATGGTGCAAATATTGGACTTATGTTGATTTATGGTATCATTGTTGCAATTCCTACGGTTATCCTTGCGGGTATCCTGTATCCGAAGCTTGCTAAAAAAATCGTTCCAACTGCTTGGACACGTGAGGGCAGTGAATCCTTTGGTGTTGCAAAAACATTCAAAGAAGAAGAAATGCCAGGTTTCGGTATCAGTGTTTTCACTGCACTATTCCCAGTTATCCTCATGGCAATTGGCGCAGCTGTGGATATCCTGCAAGCAGAACGAGGATTTGCTGACAATATGTTAATAGAAATCATCCGCTTTGTGGGTAACTCTTCCACAGCGATGGTAATTTCACTATTAGTTGCGATATACACAATGGGGATAAGAAGAAATATTCCTATTAAGAAACTGATGGATTCCTGTGGATCAGCTATTAACGCACTTGGAATGCTTCTATTGATCATCGGTGGAGGCGGAGCCTTGAAGCAGGTCCTCATCGATGGCGGTGTTGGTGACTATGTAGCCTCTATCTTTGCAGATACATCCATGTCTCCAGTATTCTTCGCTTGGATGGTTGCAGCAATCCTTCGTATCTGTCTTGGATCAGGAACAGTTGCTACACTGACAACAGCGGGGCTGGTTATTCCGTCACTAGGTACTATGCCAGATGTAAACCTGGAGCTAGTAGCTCTTGCAACAGGTGCCGGCAGTGCAATTGCATCTCACGTTAACGACGCTGGATTCTGGATGGTAAAAGAATCCTTAGGTATGACACTGAAAGAAGCCTTTGGAACTTATACTGTACTATCGACAGTTGTAGCTGTATCAGGTCTTGTATTTACGATGATATTGGATATATTCATCTAA
- the pdxA gene encoding 4-hydroxythreonine-4-phosphate dehydrogenase PdxA, with product MTERAIIAIPMGDPAGIGPEITMKSLTKQEIYDVCKPLVIGDTAVIKKAIEIVEANLEVNEVSSPTEGKYELGTVDVINLDNIDIEALEYGQVSAQGGQGAFEYIKKSVELAMDGQVQALATTPINKESLKAAKVPYIGHTEMLEDLAGSDDPLTMFEVNGMRIFFLTRHLSLKDAIAQMTKERVQDYLIRCDKALQRLGVENRRFAVAGLNPHSGEGGLFGWEEVEQIKPGIELAVKDGIDAVGPVPADSVFFQALNGKYDAVLSLYHDQGHIAAKMTDFHRTVSITNGLPFLRTSVDHGTAFDIAGKNIAESISMEECIKVAAQYAPNFTRTTL from the coding sequence ATGACAGAAAGAGCAATTATCGCAATTCCAATGGGAGATCCAGCAGGTATCGGGCCGGAGATTACAATGAAGTCACTAACAAAGCAGGAAATATACGATGTATGTAAACCACTTGTGATTGGTGATACAGCAGTCATCAAAAAAGCGATTGAAATCGTTGAGGCGAACCTGGAAGTAAACGAAGTATCTTCCCCGACAGAAGGAAAATACGAGTTGGGTACAGTCGACGTAATCAATCTGGACAACATTGATATCGAAGCACTAGAATACGGCCAAGTTTCGGCTCAGGGGGGCCAAGGCGCTTTCGAATATATCAAGAAATCTGTTGAGCTTGCGATGGATGGTCAAGTGCAAGCACTTGCGACAACTCCAATCAACAAAGAGTCCTTGAAAGCAGCGAAAGTTCCTTACATCGGACATACAGAAATGCTGGAGGACCTAGCAGGTTCTGATGATCCGCTAACAATGTTCGAAGTAAACGGTATGCGTATCTTCTTCCTTACACGTCACCTTTCTTTAAAAGATGCTATTGCACAGATGACAAAAGAAAGAGTACAAGATTACTTGATTCGCTGTGACAAAGCACTTCAGCGTCTAGGTGTGGAAAATCGCCGCTTTGCAGTGGCAGGCTTGAACCCGCATAGCGGTGAAGGCGGCTTGTTCGGCTGGGAGGAAGTAGAACAAATCAAACCAGGTATCGAGCTTGCTGTTAAAGATGGTATCGATGCAGTCGGACCTGTTCCTGCTGACTCTGTCTTCTTCCAAGCACTAAACGGCAAATATGATGCAGTTCTTTCCTTGTATCATGACCAAGGTCATATCGCAGCGAAGATGACAGACTTCCACCGTACTGTTTCCATCACGAATGGCCTGCCGTTCTTGCGTACATCCGTCGACCACGGTACAGCATTTGATATTGCGGGCAAGAACATTGCGGAAAGTATCAGCATGGAAGAATGTATCAAAGTTGCAGCGCAATATGCACCAAACTTTACTCGTACGACGCTTTAA